In Nonomuraea sp. NBC_00507, the following are encoded in one genomic region:
- a CDS encoding non-ribosomal peptide synthetase, with product MRADIAGQLGIDPSAIADEADLVTLGLDSLRAMRLAGRWRRAGAGVAFAELAEELTLAAWWSLVSSRSPAPAEPETVVDETAPFPLTPVQLAYWIGRTDGQVIGGVGCHAYLEFDGSGIDPARLERAVFALIDRHGMLRAVFHDDGTQQIMDTSPWPGLTVHDLTVHDPSGLGEDTAEHVREQLSHRRFDASRGEVFDVRLSLLPDGGTRVHFEVDFLVADVLGLQILLRDLARLYLDPGTPAAPLVWSFPRYLAARNAARSRDHARDREYWQGRMYELPGAPRLPLAVDPSLIARPRFARRERWLSVEAWQRIQAQARAYGLTPAMVLAAAYCEVLAAWSGEPRFLINVPLFDRDDTVHPDVAHMVADFTNLILLAADFSEAQPFAERARALQSRFRADAGHTGYSGVEVLRDLARDGEHTGAPVVFACNLGTELIVPEVREAFGEPGWMITQTPQVWLDHQINEYEHGLHLAWDAVEELFAPGVLDAMFEAYGGLLGWLVEGDWSVAAPVGLPAGQVVVRDRVNDTAGPVVEGVLHGGFFAQAGREPGRAALVGDLGVVTYGELADRALRVAGHLQGAGVGPGDAVGVMVPRGPDQVVAVLGVLAAGGVYVPVGVDQPVARRDRILARAGVRYVLSDVSLPAVPLAGPVVVSPDLSAYVIFTSGSTGEPKGVEVSHRAALNTVQDVNVRYGVGPDDRVLAVSALDFDLSVYDVFGLLSVGGALVLVGEEDRRDARVWARLCADHRVTVWNSVPTLLDMLLVSVPEVAPSLRLALVSGDWVGLDLPARLAVQSGGRCRLVALGGATEAAIWSNALEVDHVPAHWTSIPYGFPLRNQRYRVVDARGRDCPDWVAGELWIGGAGVAVGYRGDPQASAVKFVEHAGGRWYRTGDLGRYWPDGMLEFLGRADHQVKIRGHRIELGEIEAALLAHPGVSRAVAVAVGDRRRRRLAAFVTPGDVQPDELAAFLAGRLPGYAVPAAITALDDLPLTANGKIDRAALTMEALAAGVRTVEEPPVGPAEIVLAKIWADLLEIPSVQRTDNFFFLGGDSLLATRMIAKLRAAGVHDARLSLLFQLPVLAGFAATLSLGEAAPPARELTADVQHRHDPFPPTEVQRAYWLGRAEHFTLGGVGCHFYTEFDGEIDLDRLEEAWNVLIARHEMLRVVFDEDGLQRVLPEVPRFRIRLVDGVEPLRADMSHQALDPAVWPLFDARAARHEGRIRLGISFDNIIIDALSMMIFFAELDQLYHDPSAVLPPIGVSFRDYLLGLTPDPGAFDKAKDYWAARLPELPPAPQLPLRVDPAMIDRPRFTRRELRLPAEQWRAITDLARRHDLTPATVLATALGEVLAAWSAQPELTLTLTLFDRREVHPDIHRVLGDFTSLLLVGHRSQASWLEGARSLQDEVWRGLEHGEVSAVRVMRELARRAGTVEMTMPVVFTSTLGITGAAAFGPAFGEPVWGVSQTPQVWLDNQVAEVDGALLARWDAVEELFAPGVLDAMFEAYGGLLGWLVEGDWSVAAPVGLPAGQVVVRDRVNDTAGPVVEGVLHGGFFARAGREPGRPALVGDLGVVTYGELADRALRVAGHLRGAGVGPGDAVGVMVPRGPDQVVAVLGVLAAGGVYVPVGVDQPVARRDRILARAGVRYVLGDVSSLVEPLAVPLAGPVVVSPDASAYVIFTSGSTGEPKGVEVSHRAALNTVEDINQRYGVGPDDRVLAVSALDFDLSVYDVFGLLSVGGALVLVGEEDRRDAQAWARLCAEHQVTVWNSVPTLLDMLLVAASEVAPSLRLALVSGDWVGLDLPARLAVRSGGRCRLVALGGATEAAIWSNAMDVDHVPAQWTSIPYGFPLRNQRYRVVDARGRDCPDWVAGELWIGGAGVAVGYRGDPQASADKFVEHAGGRWYRTGDLGRYWPDGTLEFLGRADHQVKIRGHRIELGEIEAALLAHPGVSRAVAVAVGDRRRRRLAAFVTPGDVKADELAAFLADRLPGYAVPAAITALDDLPLTANGKIDRAALTTEFEPVPDDDPPRPGTEQRLAAIWSELLETPPPGRTQNFFTLGGDSLQATRFAEIVRRRLGVDLSLRHFFAAPTIADCAERIGTHDTEEGVL from the coding sequence ATGCGCGCGGATATCGCGGGCCAGCTCGGCATCGACCCCTCCGCGATCGCGGACGAAGCCGACCTCGTCACCCTGGGGCTCGACTCGCTGCGGGCCATGAGACTGGCCGGGCGGTGGCGGCGCGCTGGAGCCGGGGTCGCCTTCGCCGAACTGGCGGAGGAGCTCACCCTGGCGGCCTGGTGGTCGCTGGTCTCCTCGCGGTCGCCGGCACCTGCCGAGCCCGAGACGGTCGTGGACGAGACGGCGCCGTTCCCGCTGACCCCGGTGCAGCTGGCGTACTGGATCGGCCGTACGGACGGGCAGGTCATCGGTGGTGTCGGTTGCCACGCCTACCTCGAGTTCGACGGCTCGGGCATCGACCCGGCCAGGCTGGAGCGGGCCGTATTCGCGCTGATCGACCGGCACGGCATGTTGCGCGCGGTCTTCCACGACGACGGCACCCAGCAGATCATGGACACCAGCCCGTGGCCGGGCCTGACCGTGCACGACCTGACCGTGCACGACCCCTCGGGGCTCGGCGAGGACACCGCCGAGCACGTCCGCGAGCAGCTCTCCCACCGCCGGTTCGACGCCTCCAGAGGCGAGGTGTTCGACGTGCGCCTGTCGCTGCTTCCCGACGGCGGCACCCGGGTGCACTTCGAGGTGGACTTCCTGGTCGCCGACGTGCTCGGCCTGCAGATCCTGCTGCGGGACCTGGCCCGTCTCTACCTGGATCCGGGCACGCCGGCCGCCCCTCTGGTCTGGTCGTTCCCCCGCTATCTCGCGGCCAGGAACGCCGCACGCTCCAGGGACCACGCCAGGGACCGGGAGTACTGGCAGGGCCGCATGTACGAGCTGCCCGGCGCACCCCGGCTGCCGCTCGCCGTGGACCCGAGCCTGATCGCCCGGCCCCGGTTCGCACGCCGTGAGCGGTGGTTGTCCGTCGAGGCGTGGCAGCGGATCCAGGCGCAGGCCCGGGCGTACGGACTGACCCCCGCCATGGTGCTGGCCGCCGCGTACTGCGAGGTGCTCGCCGCGTGGAGCGGCGAACCGCGCTTCCTCATCAACGTGCCGCTGTTCGACCGGGACGACACCGTCCATCCGGACGTGGCCCACATGGTCGCGGACTTCACCAACCTGATCCTGCTGGCCGCCGACTTCTCCGAGGCCCAGCCGTTCGCGGAACGGGCCAGGGCCCTGCAGTCCCGCTTCCGCGCCGACGCCGGCCACACCGGCTACTCCGGCGTCGAAGTGCTCCGTGACCTGGCCCGTGACGGGGAGCACACGGGTGCGCCGGTGGTGTTCGCCTGCAATCTGGGCACCGAGCTGATCGTGCCCGAGGTCAGAGAGGCCTTCGGGGAGCCGGGCTGGATGATCACGCAGACGCCGCAGGTGTGGCTCGACCACCAGATCAACGAGTACGAACACGGGCTCCATCTGGCATGGGACGCGGTGGAGGAGTTGTTCGCGCCGGGTGTGTTGGATGCGATGTTCGAGGCGTATGGGGGGTTGCTGGGGTGGTTGGTGGAGGGTGATTGGTCGGTTGCGGCTCCGGTGGGGTTGCCTGCTGGGCAGGTTGTGGTTCGGGATCGGGTCAATGACACGGCTGGGCCGGTGGTTGAGGGTGTGTTGCATGGCGGGTTTTTCGCGCAGGCGGGGCGTGAGCCCGGTCGTGCGGCGTTGGTCGGGGATCTGGGGGTGGTCACGTATGGCGAGTTGGCGGATCGGGCGTTGCGGGTTGCGGGGCACTTGCAGGGTGCGGGGGTTGGGCCGGGGGATGCGGTTGGTGTGATGGTGCCTCGGGGGCCTGATCAGGTCGTCGCTGTGTTGGGGGTGTTGGCGGCGGGTGGTGTGTATGTGCCGGTGGGGGTGGATCAGCCGGTGGCGCGGCGGGATCGGATTTTGGCGCGGGCCGGGGTGCGGTATGTGTTGTCTGATGTGTCGTTGCCGGCGGTGCCGTTGGCGGGGCCGGTGGTGGTGTCGCCGGATTTGTCGGCGTATGTCATCTTCACGTCGGGGTCGACGGGTGAGCCGAAGGGGGTGGAGGTCTCTCATCGGGCGGCGTTGAACACGGTGCAGGACGTCAACGTGCGGTATGGCGTCGGGCCGGATGATCGGGTGCTGGCGGTGTCGGCGCTGGATTTCGATCTGTCGGTCTATGACGTGTTTGGTTTGTTGTCGGTCGGTGGCGCGCTGGTGTTGGTGGGGGAAGAGGATCGGCGTGATGCCCGGGTTTGGGCGCGGTTGTGCGCGGATCATCGGGTCACCGTGTGGAACAGCGTGCCGACGTTGCTGGACATGCTGCTGGTCAGTGTGCCGGAGGTGGCGCCGAGTTTGCGGTTGGCGTTGGTGTCGGGTGACTGGGTGGGGCTGGATCTGCCGGCTCGGCTGGCGGTGCAGAGCGGTGGCCGGTGTCGTCTGGTGGCGTTGGGTGGTGCGACGGAGGCGGCGATCTGGTCCAATGCGTTGGAGGTGGATCACGTTCCCGCTCACTGGACGTCGATCCCGTATGGGTTTCCGCTGCGTAATCAGCGGTACCGGGTGGTGGACGCGCGTGGCCGGGACTGCCCGGATTGGGTGGCGGGCGAGTTGTGGATCGGTGGCGCCGGCGTGGCGGTGGGCTATCGGGGTGATCCTCAGGCCAGCGCGGTCAAGTTCGTTGAGCACGCTGGTGGGCGCTGGTATCGCACCGGGGATCTGGGTCGGTACTGGCCGGATGGGATGTTGGAGTTTCTGGGCCGGGCCGATCATCAGGTCAAGATCCGTGGGCATCGTATTGAGTTGGGTGAGATCGAAGCGGCCCTGCTGGCGCATCCGGGGGTGAGTCGTGCGGTGGCGGTGGCCGTCGGGGATCGTCGCCGGCGTCGCCTGGCCGCCTTTGTGACTCCGGGTGATGTCCAACCGGACGAGCTCGCCGCTTTCCTGGCCGGCCGGTTGCCCGGTTACGCGGTCCCGGCTGCGATCACGGCCCTGGACGACCTGCCCTTGACCGCCAACGGAAAGATCGACAGAGCCGCCCTCACCATGGAAGCGCTTGCAGCAGGCGTGCGCACCGTGGAGGAACCGCCGGTCGGCCCGGCCGAGATCGTGCTCGCCAAGATCTGGGCAGACCTGCTCGAAATCCCCTCCGTCCAGCGTACGGACAACTTCTTCTTTCTCGGCGGAGACTCGCTGCTCGCCACACGTATGATCGCCAAGCTGCGGGCGGCAGGCGTCCACGACGCCAGGTTGAGCCTGCTCTTCCAGTTGCCGGTGCTCGCCGGCTTCGCGGCGACCCTCAGCCTGGGCGAAGCGGCCCCGCCCGCCCGCGAGCTGACCGCGGACGTCCAGCACCGCCACGACCCGTTCCCGCCCACCGAGGTGCAGCGGGCCTACTGGCTCGGCCGGGCCGAGCATTTCACGCTCGGCGGCGTCGGCTGCCACTTCTACACCGAGTTCGACGGCGAGATCGACCTCGACCGGCTGGAAGAAGCGTGGAACGTACTGATCGCGCGGCACGAGATGTTGCGCGTGGTGTTCGACGAGGACGGGCTCCAGCGCGTCCTGCCCGAGGTGCCCCGATTCCGGATTCGCCTGGTCGACGGCGTCGAACCGCTCCGCGCGGACATGTCACACCAGGCGCTCGACCCGGCGGTCTGGCCGCTGTTCGACGCGCGGGCCGCCCGCCATGAGGGCCGGATCCGGCTGGGCATCAGCTTCGACAACATCATCATCGACGCGCTGAGCATGATGATCTTCTTCGCCGAACTCGACCAGCTCTACCACGACCCGTCGGCCGTGCTGCCGCCGATAGGGGTGTCGTTCCGCGACTACCTGCTCGGGTTGACCCCCGACCCAGGCGCCTTCGACAAGGCCAAGGACTACTGGGCCGCCCGGCTGCCCGAACTCCCGCCCGCCCCGCAACTGCCGCTGCGTGTCGACCCGGCGATGATCGACCGGCCCCGGTTCACCCGCCGCGAGCTGCGGCTGCCCGCGGAGCAGTGGCGCGCCATCACCGACCTGGCCAGGCGGCACGACCTGACCCCCGCCACCGTGCTGGCGACCGCGCTCGGCGAGGTCCTGGCCGCCTGGAGCGCGCAGCCGGAGCTGACGCTCACCCTCACGCTGTTCGACCGGCGCGAGGTCCACCCCGACATCCACCGTGTGCTCGGCGACTTCACCTCGTTGCTGCTCGTCGGCCACCGGTCGCAAGCCAGCTGGCTGGAGGGCGCGCGCAGCCTTCAGGACGAGGTGTGGCGCGGCCTCGAGCACGGCGAGGTCTCCGCGGTCCGGGTGATGCGTGAGCTGGCCAGACGGGCTGGCACGGTCGAGATGACCATGCCCGTGGTGTTCACCAGCACGCTCGGCATCACCGGCGCCGCCGCGTTCGGGCCCGCGTTCGGCGAGCCGGTCTGGGGCGTGTCGCAGACTCCGCAGGTCTGGCTGGACAACCAGGTGGCGGAGGTCGACGGCGCGCTGCTGGCCCGCTGGGACGCGGTGGAGGAGTTGTTCGCGCCGGGTGTGTTGGATGCGATGTTCGAGGCGTATGGGGGGTTGCTGGGGTGGTTGGTGGAGGGTGATTGGTCGGTTGCGGCTCCGGTGGGGTTGCCTGCTGGGCAGGTTGTGGTTCGGGATCGGGTCAATGACACGGCTGGGCCGGTGGTTGAGGGTGTGTTGCATGGCGGGTTTTTCGCGCGGGCGGGGCGTGAGCCTGGTCGTCCGGCGTTGGTCGGGGATCTGGGGGTGGTCACTTATGGGGAGTTGGCGGATCGGGCGTTGCGGGTTGCGGGGCATCTGCGTGGTGCGGGGGTTGGGCCGGGGGATGCGGTTGGTGTGATGGTGCCTCGGGGGCCTGATCAGGTCGTCGCTGTGTTGGGGGTGTTGGCGGCGGGTGGTGTGTATGTGCCGGTGGGGGTGGATCAGCCGGTGGCGCGGCGGGATCGGATTTTGGCGCGGGCCGGGGTGCGGTATGTGCTGGGTGATGTGTCGTCGCTGGTGGAGCCGTTGGCGGTGCCGTTGGCGGGGCCGGTGGTGGTGTCGCCGGACGCGTCGGCTTATGTGATCTTCACGTCGGGGTCGACGGGTGAGCCGAAGGGGGTGGAGGTCTCTCATCGGGCGGCGTTGAACACGGTGGAGGACATCAACCAGCGCTACGGCGTCGGGCCGGATGATCGGGTGCTGGCGGTGTCGGCGCTGGACTTCGATCTGTCGGTGTACGACGTGTTCGGCCTGTTGTCGGTCGGCGGCGCGCTGGTGCTGGTGGGTGAAGAGGACCGGCGTGACGCCCAGGCTTGGGCGCGGTTATGTGCGGAACATCAGGTCACCGTGTGGAACAGCGTGCCGACGTTGCTGGACATGTTGCTGGTCGCCGCGTCGGAGGTGGCGCCGAGTTTGCGGTTGGCGTTGGTGTCGGGCGACTGGGTGGGGCTGGATCTGCCGGCTCGGCTGGCGGTGCGGAGCGGCGGCCGGTGTCGTCTGGTGGCGTTGGGTGGTGCGACGGAGGCGGCGATCTGGTCCAACGCGATGGACGTGGATCACGTTCCCGCCCAGTGGACGTCGATCCCGTATGGGTTTCCGCTGCGTAATCAGCGGTATCGGGTGGTGGACGCGCGGGGCCGGGACTGCCCGGACTGGGTGGCGGGTGAGTTGTGGATCGGTGGCGCCGGCGTGGCTGTGGGCTATCGGGGTGATCCACAGGCCAGCGCGGACAAGTTCGTCGAGCACGCTGGTGGGCGCTGGTATCGCACCGGGGATCTGGGCCGGTATTGGCCGGATGGGACGTTGGAGTTTCTGGGCAGGGCTGATCATCAGGTCAAGATCCGTGGGCATCGCATCGAGCTGGGGGAGATCGAAGCCGCGCTGCTGGCGCATCCGGGGGTGTCCCGGGCGGTGGCGGTGGCGGTCGGGGATCGTCGCCGGCGTCGCCTGGCCGCGTTCGTGACTCCGGGTGATGTCAAAGCGGATGAGCTCGCCGCTTTCCTGGCCGATCGGTTGCCCGGTTACGCCGTCCCGGCTGCGATCACGGCCCTGGACGATCTGCCCTTGACCGCCAACGGAAAGATCGACAGAGCCGCCCTCACCACCGAGTTCGAACCCGTACCCGACGACGACCCCCCACGCCCCGGCACGGAGCAACGACTCGCTGCGATCTGGTCGGAACTCCTCGAGACCCCACCACCAGGCCGTACCCAGAACTTCTTCACCCTGGGCGGCGACTCCCTGCAGGCCACCCGCTTCGCGGAGATCGTAAGGCGGCGGCTGGGCGTGGACCTGTCCCTGCGGCACTTCTTCGCCGCCCCCACCATCGCGGACTGTGCCGAGAGGATCGGCACCCATGACACCGAGGAAGGCGTGCTGTGA
- a CDS encoding non-ribosomal peptide synthetase → MEQMLGQRATRKEQALWLLEELVPGTGVNNLSVAFTVAGPLRRPLVLDAMTRLLRRHEILRTVFRIETEAMMREVLPPEAVELRLEEGGGTREWLTGFLARPFHADGELLVRAAVVEEEAGEVYCLAIHHSIFDGLSSALLLGELAALYNAMAAGESPALEVAPVWCEPAADPRSAAFWRDKLDGFRAGELDLWCEKPEASQVTLAGDVINWELSPAARDAARRMQAELRSPESVILLAAYGVLLAAHGAGPDLTIGSPISVRTPDAGARLGYHINVLTLRTRVDWAESFRKHARLTRRTFMEAMAHADYPVDDLLELVPRDGWRNNLFRHTFNYVPADIGAAFTLDGMPAAQVVIENGSSKFDLEFFVTSTPEAIKIRAAFCVDVLGRAEVELLLARFDELLVTLAAGPDTALADVSVWCERDRAVIEQANATERTVTPATVLEMIADRVFAAPEADTVAVLDGDRRIGLRRLWAAAEATRDLLLAAGTGRGDVVALLAPRGPELAAAALGVWLAGAAYLPLDPDHPEQRLGHQLDDSAAVVVLAGEGVTVPGERTVLPLVNVDSVAPVSGTVPPPSPVAPDDRAYLIYTSGSTGLPKGTLIDHRALANLIAHFADQLAAGAGDTMLWLTTFSFDISALELFLPLAAGGRLAVAPDDARTQGEPLADALRRYDVTIVQATPTTWRLVIDQVAGLLAGRRVLCGGEPLPAVLAGKLAATGCELSNVYGPTETTIWSTAGRVDAAADRVDVGVPIANTKVYVADPAGRALPIGTRGELCIAGDGVAVGYHGRPDLTAERFGEHVSYGRFYRTGDLAQWAHDGRLEILGRLDRQVKLRGNRIELAEVEGVLLTHPDVRAAAVVIVGDPSADAVLWAFVVAPDRPDVGSELWVHASASLPYAATPQEYVAVDAFPMTGNDKVDYPALRRLAQELRGAETVTEEPGLPAESGNELVDTLVSLWNAMLSRSDMGPDSHFFAHGGHSLLAVKLLQEIKRVTEVRLKLKDIFEEPTPSGLARRLLAADPS, encoded by the coding sequence ATGGAGCAGATGCTGGGCCAGCGGGCCACGCGCAAGGAGCAGGCTCTGTGGCTGCTGGAAGAGCTCGTCCCCGGCACCGGGGTGAACAACCTGAGCGTGGCCTTCACCGTGGCGGGCCCGCTGCGGCGGCCCCTCGTGCTGGACGCGATGACCCGCCTGCTGCGCCGTCACGAGATCCTGCGCACGGTCTTCCGCATCGAGACCGAGGCGATGATGCGGGAGGTCCTGCCGCCAGAGGCGGTCGAGTTGCGGCTCGAGGAAGGCGGTGGCACGCGGGAGTGGCTGACGGGGTTCCTCGCGCGGCCGTTCCACGCGGACGGCGAGTTGCTCGTGCGCGCCGCGGTCGTCGAGGAGGAGGCGGGCGAGGTCTACTGCCTGGCGATCCATCACTCGATCTTCGACGGCCTGTCGTCGGCGCTGCTGCTCGGCGAGCTCGCGGCCCTCTACAACGCGATGGCGGCAGGCGAATCGCCGGCGCTGGAGGTGGCGCCGGTCTGGTGTGAACCGGCCGCGGATCCGCGCAGCGCGGCGTTCTGGCGCGACAAGCTGGACGGGTTCCGCGCCGGCGAGCTGGACCTGTGGTGCGAGAAGCCGGAGGCGTCGCAGGTCACCCTCGCCGGCGACGTGATCAACTGGGAGCTGTCTCCCGCCGCCCGCGACGCGGCCCGGCGCATGCAGGCCGAGCTGCGGTCGCCCGAATCCGTCATCCTGCTGGCCGCGTACGGGGTGCTGCTCGCCGCTCACGGCGCCGGCCCCGACCTCACGATCGGCTCACCGATCAGCGTACGGACCCCCGACGCGGGCGCGCGGCTCGGCTACCACATCAACGTCCTCACCCTGCGTACCCGGGTCGACTGGGCGGAGAGTTTCAGGAAGCACGCCCGGCTGACCCGCCGCACGTTCATGGAGGCCATGGCGCACGCCGACTACCCGGTGGACGACCTGCTGGAGCTCGTGCCGCGCGACGGCTGGCGGAACAACCTCTTCCGGCACACCTTCAACTACGTCCCCGCCGACATCGGCGCCGCGTTCACGCTGGACGGCATGCCCGCCGCGCAGGTGGTGATCGAGAACGGCTCCAGCAAGTTCGACCTGGAGTTCTTCGTCACCTCCACGCCGGAGGCGATCAAGATCAGGGCCGCTTTCTGCGTGGACGTCCTCGGCAGGGCCGAGGTGGAGCTGCTGCTCGCCCGCTTCGACGAACTGCTCGTCACGCTCGCTGCGGGGCCGGACACGGCGTTGGCGGACGTGTCCGTCTGGTGCGAACGAGACAGGGCGGTCATCGAGCAGGCCAACGCCACCGAACGCACGGTGACACCCGCGACCGTGCTGGAGATGATCGCCGATCGGGTGTTCGCCGCTCCCGAGGCGGACACGGTCGCGGTCCTCGACGGCGACCGCCGGATCGGCCTGCGCCGCCTGTGGGCCGCCGCCGAGGCCACCCGCGACCTGCTGCTTGCCGCCGGCACGGGCCGGGGTGACGTCGTCGCACTGCTCGCGCCGCGCGGGCCCGAGCTGGCCGCGGCGGCGCTCGGCGTATGGCTGGCCGGCGCGGCGTACCTGCCGCTCGACCCCGACCACCCCGAGCAGCGGCTCGGCCACCAGCTCGACGACTCGGCGGCCGTCGTGGTGCTCGCCGGAGAAGGCGTCACCGTTCCCGGCGAGCGTACGGTCCTGCCGCTCGTGAACGTCGACTCGGTGGCACCGGTCTCCGGTACGGTGCCGCCGCCCAGCCCGGTCGCGCCGGACGACCGTGCGTACCTGATCTACACCAGCGGCTCCACCGGGCTGCCCAAGGGCACCCTGATCGACCATCGTGCCCTCGCCAACCTGATCGCCCACTTCGCGGACCAGCTGGCGGCGGGCGCCGGGGACACCATGTTGTGGCTGACTACGTTCAGCTTCGACATCTCCGCGCTGGAGCTGTTCCTGCCCCTGGCGGCCGGCGGCCGGCTGGCCGTCGCCCCGGACGACGCCCGCACGCAGGGCGAACCGCTCGCCGACGCCCTGCGGCGCTACGACGTGACCATCGTCCAGGCCACGCCGACCACCTGGCGCCTCGTCATCGACCAGGTCGCGGGCCTGCTCGCCGGCCGCCGCGTGCTCTGCGGCGGTGAGCCGCTGCCCGCCGTCCTGGCCGGGAAGCTGGCCGCGACGGGCTGTGAGCTGTCCAACGTGTACGGCCCCACCGAGACCACGATCTGGTCCACCGCCGGACGCGTCGACGCCGCCGCGGACCGCGTCGACGTGGGCGTGCCGATCGCCAACACCAAGGTGTACGTCGCCGACCCGGCCGGCCGCGCGCTGCCGATCGGGACGCGCGGCGAGCTGTGCATCGCGGGCGACGGCGTGGCCGTCGGCTACCACGGCCGCCCCGACCTGACCGCCGAGCGGTTCGGCGAGCACGTTTCGTACGGGCGGTTCTACCGCACCGGCGATCTGGCCCAATGGGCGCACGACGGCCGGCTGGAGATCCTCGGCAGGCTCGACCGCCAGGTCAAGTTGCGCGGCAACCGGATTGAGCTGGCCGAGGTCGAGGGCGTGCTGCTGACCCACCCGGACGTACGCGCCGCTGCGGTCGTGATCGTCGGCGACCCCAGCGCCGACGCCGTCCTGTGGGCCTTCGTGGTGGCGCCGGACCGGCCGGACGTTGGCTCGGAGTTGTGGGTGCACGCCAGCGCGTCCCTCCCGTACGCCGCCACCCCCCAGGAGTACGTGGCCGTGGACGCCTTCCCGATGACCGGAAACGACAAGGTCGACTACCCGGCGCTGCGCCGGCTGGCCCAGGAGCTGCGCGGCGCCGAGACCGTCACGGAGGAGCCGGGACTGCCCGCGGAGAGCGGGAACGAGCTGGTCGACACCCTCGTGTCGTTGTGGAACGCCATGCTGAGCCGCTCCGACATGGGCCCCGACAGCCACTTCTTCGCCCACGGCGGGCACTCGCTGCTGGCCGTCAAACTGCTTCAGGAAATCAAGCGGGTGACCGAGGTACGGCTCAAGCTCAAGGACATCTTCGAGGAGCCGACCCCGTCCGGCCTGGCACGCAGGCTGCTGGCGGCTGACCCCTCCTGA